The window ACAAATATCTCCCTTAGAGCCATATACAAAATGTAGAAACCATTGTTTTGAAATTTGACAATCTTGCACCCAAACCACctacactatatacatgcaaccaTTGACCCACTTTATCTTTGGTGACGTCAGGCCTCAAACCGAGCCTTGTCTTGACAGGGCCTAGCTCCATGTTATAGGGAGGAACGTCTAATGGAGGAAAGAAGTAAGCCTCTGTTTTGCCATGGCCCATACAGCAACCATCCACCACGTCTCCAGCATGCACGTGACAGGGAATGGGCGGCACCTCAGTTTCTTCTGATGGGAGAGAGAAGACATGCAGTAATCAACAAATATACAATAGGCAAATTTTGAAGAAACTAGTTAGTACAAGCCAGCTTGTTTTAAAATTAGTCTACCTAGGGACTGAATGCTACACTATACCTAGTCTATACAGTGGTTTGCAGAATAGTTGTCATACCATTGATACAGgaagaaagggattggcaacggatcACGTGCGCCCGTAAGCTACACATAAAATCAATACAGAGCTTGACGagccatccgtgtttcccACCCAACGCGGTAGAACAACCTTTGTTgtaagtagctagaggtacataCGACGCTATGTACCTGTACTTCTCTCATTCAACTCTGGAGTAAGGTTAGGCTGTCTCTTAACTCCACCGATATCCAGAATTTTTGTGAGTGGCCAGAGAGCTGCATAGTCTCCCATGAGCTCCTTCTCTGCTACCCTCAGGGCTGTTGGTAGGGACACCAACTGATCACCAATCAGGAGAGAGGTGATTCCTGCAATACAACACAGAGTATGAATGCAGGCACAGTGGGGTGTGCCTTATTATTCTTTGAGTGATGAGGCTACCATAGTGTTGCATGGTCTATATCATTACACAATTATGTAGAAGTAATAATACCCCATCAACAAGCCACTTTCAAACACCCTAAACCCTCAAACATTAACCACCTTCGTCCTTTACTGGGATGGCGTTCTTAGCTTCTGTTTTGGACATGATCCACCACTCCACCGGCAGCGATCCACGCTCATCAACCATTTCAGGAATGAACTGAGTGTTAGGGGCTATGATCCCCCGTCCTGTGTACATGGCACGGTGCACAATTGCAGGAGAGGAGAAGAGAATACCATTCTGGGAACCGAGAGCCTGGGGAAGAGGGAAGGTGACTGTGACTTGTCATAGGTTGCTATGTCTCACTATGCAGGATGCATGTCAGCTCTTGTACCTTGGTGATCTCTTGATGCAAGGAAATAGGTTCCATTTTTAATTAATACCACACCATAATGGTAAAAGGGCGTTACTGTTTTACACAGAAAAGAAtgaggtgggtggggctcaataGCTGCAATCTCAGTATAGCtgccaggagtgcatgaatactgCATAATGCAAGAATTTTCATTCAACATCAGAGATTATGCTAAGATGATAGCTATAGCCAACCTGCTGATGATGATGGGTATGCTGACAATGGTGGCTGGGCAGGCTCCAGGAGATGAGCAAGAACTGTGTACAGTATTTCTACCTGACCTAGGAATAAACATAGTGGAGGACCCTCCTAATGGGAGGATTCTAATGGACTCCACTCACTATAACAGGTTGCTTGCACCAAACAGTAATCCAGTGTGGCAGGCAGTGGACCTTGATGCCAATAATCCCATTGGGCTCCGTTCATCAGTAAGTAATTCTAGAACAAATTTCTAGCCGGTATTTTTGTTCTTCTTTTTCAGTGGATAGAACAAGGGGTTAACTGTGAGTCTACCATATCTGTTTGCGGTTGGTCAGGTGGGGATCAGAACAACTGGCTCTTTACTCAGCACATCAACAGAACTGTGGATGGATACCCCCTACAGCAAGTCTCCGTACAGATCGAATACCAGCAGTCTACTTGCCCTGATACTACGGTAGACAACACAAGATGTAGGAGAATATTTGACCTTTGGAAATATGAGACATCTTCAGTGAATCTTGTGGCTGCCAGGGACACTAGTAATTATGTGGCTATACGAACCTTGACAACTCAGGTCTCTGGAACTATCACACAAAGTATTGACAACTTTGGATTCAATACCGATGAATCTGGGTTCTACCTCGCTATTAGAGATCGTGGCACTTGTATTCTCATCTCTCGACTGACTGTCTTCTATAATGCCTGTCCTGGCGAAACAGTAAACTTGGTGGTGCGCCCTGAAACGATAGCTCCTATGGTAGGGTCTGGTATACAGCTCAGCGTTAATGCCTCTTGTGTCGATAACTCCAGTCCTGTAGGTAATGATTTCTGGCTTAAGTGTTTGGATAGCGGTGACTGGGTTGCTGCAGCCTCTAGTAGGTGTGAGTGCAACACTGGGTTTGTTCCCACCATGGACGGAGAAAATTGTTTGTGTAAGTATGACCAGTTAAAATTATTGTTAAACTTATATCTACGTGTAGTTACAggatgtgcatgcatgtgcttgtaTAGGATTGGGTCAATTAatgcctccccccccccatacagcCTGTGACCCTGGGTTCTACGCCAGTGTGGCTAATACTATTGCAGAGTGTCTAACATGCCCTAGCAACAGCAACAGCACAGCCTCAGGCCTGGCAGAGTGTCCCTGTGATGATGGTTACTACAGAACACCACAAGAGGTGGACCTTCCATGCACTCGTGAGTTggaggacataattatttgggtAATCGCTCCACTCCCAAAATGCCTCGATCTAACAATTGATTTAATGGCTGttacatacactgtacgtaCGAAATACCTGATCACCTATAATGCTGTACTTCTAAACACAGCGCTGTACATTGTATTTGCTACAGGCTCGTATCAATATTTCCATAACTGTTGTAGACAAGCCATTGTGATGTGTGTATTGCTCTGCAGTTTTAGTTCAATGGTTCAATTGATGTTGATGAAAATATTATTCCACCATTTCCTTAGCTCATTCGGTCATGCAGTCTTCCTgtcatacacgcacacacacacacacacacacacatacacacacagttcccCCATCCCCTCCGCTTAATGTAAAGGTGGTGGGTACGTCCAGTACCACGATAACGTTAGCCTGGGAGGAGCCAGTGTCCACTGGTGGTAGGGGGAGAGATGAACTACGATACAACCTCTGGATCAGGACTGCTGGGGAGATAGACATCGAACTATCTAATACTGTCACCGACACCATGGGAGTGATTGGAGGTAAGCAGCTACTTGGATAGTACTTGGATAGTACTTTATGAAGATACGCTTCAGCGGGCAAGGTTCCATCCTAGTGCTTACCCTTCCAaatacacccacccacccacaggACTATTTTCAGATATTGAGTACACAGTATTTGTGACATCAGAGACGGACATAACAGATTTTATCCCCGTGAAAGAGGTTTTCATTCTGGCCAGAGGAGATACACTTGTTCAATCTACTGGTGGGATTGCAACTGAACTATTAGTGGGAGTAACTGTGTCTGTTGTGGCTGTAGTGTTTACTGCAATTGCTGTCATAAGCGTCGTCAGTATTGCTTGTGTATGCTACAAAAAACGCGTGAAGAAGATAGAGATTGAACTCCAGGAATTGCAGATGGTGCAGGTCAACACAAATCTCTCCTACGGACAAGCCACTCAGTCAAATGATTGCATTGTGGAAACTGTTTACTCGGACGGACAATATGAAATTGTAAACGACTTTGCTTGAACATTACAAACTCGTGTGTACAATCATGTTATTTGCATATTCACTGACTACAATATCCTAAGTCATCATCAGAGCAAAAAACCATATCACATCAAACAACACTGTGAACACTATGAGGTCATCAGCATGTGAAGTGTTCTTGAATTGCAGATGGTTGCTAGGAAGAATTCTTTCCTCAGCTTCTTCTGACAGCTGACGGCTAAACTGTTGGCTCTGCCCTCACCACTCCACACAATGCCTGCATGCATACGCGTGAAAGTACATCGGAAAAAAATTGATGAGTAATTTGTTGCATATACAATAAGCATTGCAAGTCCATCCTAATGATCCAGTAATAGAGAGAATGGTGACACCTCggtaacataataattatgtcagtacTTGGAGAAATGCATGTAAAAAATGGCAGTGTGGTTTGTGTTGCCATGATACTGGTATACAAACCGTGTTATAAATTATTtacttaccgtatagcgtgtatatttcgaAGGTATAAATATTCGCAGTTTTTGCTGATCAAGCATGCACCGctaacatttatacccacgaatttaatatcacatgcatgcatgctacacGGTATATCCCATTGCTATGTTGTTGCTATGAATTTTCCGTAAAGTgataatgcactaaccacaaagtCATAATGTAGTTGCGTCCTTTTGCTAGATCGGACATGCTATGTACCTCAATCTGTCATGGTTAAGTTAACAGTATTGCTATGTAATTTGTTTGGTCATTTTGACAAATGGGCCTTAGGGTCACCTGCAACAGCAAGGGAATCAGCTGTGCATGGTGGCTTTGTAGATTGACAGTAGTGTTGACAATTTATTATGTCCTGACTATTTATATGTACCTAGTAGGTACATATAATAGTCAGGACATAAGGCTAGTTCTGCTTTTCTTTTGTAGCAGGCTACAGCTTCAGTAATGCATGTCTTCAGCAACACCCTATCCATTCTTGCCCCTGCAATGTGGAGTAGCAAACACAACAAAGATGTTTGTGGAACAGCCAACTCACATACAAGGATTCCTGTATAGAACATTTAACCACAAAAATGTTAGCTTGCATAAAGTGCTGACAGTGCACGTTTAATGCAGCAACCACTCTAACTCTTGTTTTAAATACTTTTGAGCAACAAtttttgtatatatacattctCTCCAAACACATCTAACTCCTTAGCATGATAAAAACTAGTTAAATAGTATGGTTTGCAAGAAAATAGATAAAACATTCAATACGTCACCAGAGACGAAACCAACCTGTTTTGTGGTTGAAAAAGAGAATAAATATCAAAAAATGTGGAACGCTTCACGAATTTGCGTGTCATCCTTGCGCAGGGGCCATGCTAATCTTCTCTGTATCGTTCCAATTTTAGTATATGTAGTGCCGAAGCAACTACACTAAGCTATAATGTAGTGCACCCATATATAGACGAGGGTACTCGCTATCTATCGTTCGTGGTAGAAATGGAATGCATGAAATTCAACAACAAATTAGCAGTTGGGCAACGGCAATGGGCAGCGTAATTGTTCCTAAGCTTTACACAATCTCACACTCCACTTACACACCAGCTTAAATTTCCTCACCACTGAAACAACAACTAGCCAAAACATTGAGGAATCATATAAAATCTGTTTGAACTGAATACCTCTAGCATAAGGGGAGATATGCTCTAACTCCTACAGGGACCTATTTCTTCACTACTACAAGCCCACCCTAGCTAGTAGTACACTTCACTGCCCAAGCTTGTACTTCAAGTCCTTTAGCCACTTAGCTCAAGTAGTGCTAAAAAGCTGATAATGAAATTAGAGAGATCAGTGGGCTGATTGCATAGTAAGATTAAATACACACCCATAAGAACTCACCTCACCTTGTGAGCCTCAGGAATACAGTTTGAGTGCTCACCTAAAGGAAACAGAGCAGATAATCTTGGTGATTCTTATTAGCTTACATTGTATGAATGCCCTATTGAAGTTTTGTTTCAACCCCAGCACCACTGTACTTTAGGGAGTGTGAACTGAACATATGGGTGGCATTTCATTGAGTGCTCTGTCATTATTTGGCGTGCTCTTGTTACGTCTGGAGACACTCCTTGCCCTGCAGTCATTAAATTCATGCAGATTGAGTGGCTCAATAGTTACCTGTCCACCCGTTTTTCAGCTCTGTTTCACGGCCTCGATAAATTGATCATTAAATTATTGTGTAGATCTGCGCTACATTGTGAACAaactacacataattatctcataGTCTGAGCATCATACACTACTTTTCATTGACTGACATCTCACCGTAGCTGAGCTGTCTTGTTAGCAGATGACTGTGAAATTGACATTGCAGGAAACACAGGAAATCACTGTGTTGGACTTTTCTGCAGCTGAGGGAAGCCTCAACCACAGAACATAGTGGATTCTAATATTAGGATTCTAATATTAGCTCTGAACAATACTGACTAAAGGTAACTAAAGTCTATTATAATAAATGTTTGCACTCTCaaaacccacacacacacacacactgaagtTTGTTTATATTCAagttgtataataatactgtataCAGCAGAATTGCATTCAAAATAAACATGTTACAAGAGTATTATCAGTCAGAAACGTCTGAGCAATCCTTCTTTCATTCTGCTTACAAATTTATGCTTaattaatcggcctggaatcgaggctactagaCGGCACAACTTTACTGCAAAGATCTTCAGACTTGTGGTCATAGCCGATTTTAGTCGTCAAATATTCGACTCTAAACAGTGACCTACCAGCAGTATCTATGAAGAAAAATGCCAGAGTTTACTATAATTTTCGACTTCTACACGTGTACAATGTGCATtgattaggtaaagatcattaataataattataacatcacTCGAGTTGATGTAAACGGATTTGCTAACCCTTTTCCTTTCATTATGGGTAAAGATCTCACAAGAATAAACCATAAACTGGATCACAAATACTGcaactggtaaagggtcatcgaAAATAGATACAAAATTGCAAATTATTACTACTgtactggtaaagggtcattgcTCTGCACTacaaaataaaaaaattaatgtgcaaatCCTGTAAATATGAGGTCACAAGTTATACTAGTTATACTATGAAGGTGAAATACATTCTGCTGCTATTTGGTCCCTCTTTGACAGGGCACAGGCAGCTGCCCCAAACCGAACTGTCGGTAGTTTAGCGACAGGTACCCACTTGAGCGTGCTTGGATCATAGCACTCGACACTGTCAAGATATTCCGAGCCATTCGATCCTCCTGTAATGCACGtgaaagtgtgtgtgtatgtgtgtatgagtGAGTGCAGGTGTGAGAGTGTGCATTATAAGGAGGTGTGTTTATGTTCTAGTTTGCTTAGCGAAAGTACAATACCAACATTACAATAACAAATCAATAATAAAGCCGAAAATAAAAACAAACCTTACAAGAAATACACAACTAGCTCACCCATAACATAGATGAGGTTTCCGATAGAGACCATTGCCAAGCCAACGCGAGGGCTTCCCATTCGAGACACAATCTGCTTCCACTGGTTCAGCTCTGGGTTGTACACTTCAGCTCCATTGATGACTTCTTTCCCGGCCTGACCTCCAGCGACGAATATCTCCTTAGCAAGTAAGGCAGCACCTGTGCACAGAAAGCAAACAGGTCAGTGAAGCAATAAATACCCAGATGCAATGTACATTCAGAAATCCaaagtatatgtacatactCAGGATTCAAAATAGCTATGGTATGAGGACCTACTGTATATGGCTTTTGACACTTGCCAACtgacagctacatgtactaatatAAAACCACTTTTATATGCTTAATGAGGCAATTACATAGTTATGCACTAAAGGTGAATACACTATACTTTAGTCATAGCACTATTACACTCACCTGCATTTGCTCTGGGGGCATACATGCTGGACATTCTCTCCCATTTCCTGTTGAGCAGGTCGAATCTCTCCACCGATCGCAGCTCCTCCTTCGAGTTAACCCCTCCAATTGCATAAATCCGCTGATCAAAATAGACGGAGCACAAATCACTGCGAGCATCCAACATAGCCGGCTGATAAGACCACTCGTCAATATCAGGATTGTAGAGCTCTAAAGAATGGAGATACGCCGATCCACTGAATCCTCCTAATACTAAAATCCCTTGTGGTGTAACAACAGCAGAGCAGCTTCTTCGTGCCGTATTGAGAGCAGCAACCTTCACCCAAGCATTCGACAGGGGCGAATATTTCTCGACAGTCTTGTGAGGCTCAGTGATGTCTGTTCCACCAATAGCGTACAGTTCCCCTTTGAATAACACGAGTGCCAAACGAGAGCGGCGTTGGAGCATCTTTGGACCCATTCTCCATTTCTTTTCGTGGGGGTTGAAGAACGAGACATCCATCATCGACTGGCCAGAGTCCCCCGATCCTCCGACGAGACAGATGACTCCCATGAGTGAGCTTCGAGGCTGTGTTTTCTTGGGGTTGGAAAATAAAAGCACAGAGGCTGGATTTTCGTGGTAATCGAGTGCTTCTTGAATCATCACCTTCACTTCGTACACTTGTGAGAGCGAGGAGTTGAGCATCACAACTGTGCTCAGAAAGTTTGGCTGGAGGATCGGAAATCTgacatgattgtataatggTACAATGTATCTCTCCCTGTCCTGGTCACATTCAATCCATCTTGTGACTGCATAATAAACATCTTCTTCGGATTCTATCGTGATCTGGTCTCCTCTAACAAGCTCTTCGACTTCCTCAAAGCTGAGTTCAAGAAATTCGTCTTTTCTAGACATCTGTACAAAGTGCTGAAGCTGAAATTTGGTCGAGGCCGATACAAGATCTTTGAGGTTGAACAATTGAGC of the Halichondria panicea chromosome 2, odHalPani1.1, whole genome shotgun sequence genome contains:
- the LOC135330914 gene encoding ephrin type-A receptor 4-B-like; the protein is MQEFSFNIRDYAKMIAIANLLMMMGMLTMVAGQAPGDEQELCTVFLPDLGINIVEDPPNGRILMDSTHYNRLLAPNSNPVWQAVDLDANNPIGLRSSWIEQGVNCESTISVCGWSGGDQNNWLFTQHINRTVDGYPLQQVSVQIEYQQSTCPDTTVDNTRCRRIFDLWKYETSSVNLVAARDTSNYVAIRTLTTQVSGTITQSIDNFGFNTDESGFYLAIRDRGTCILISRLTVFYNACPGETVNLVVRPETIAPMVGSGIQLSVNASCVDNSSPVGNDFWLKCLDSGDWVAAASSRCECNTGFVPTMDGENCLSCDPGFYASVANTIAECLTCPSNSNSTASGLAECPCDDGYYRTPQEVDLPCTLPPSPPLNVKVVGTSSTTITLAWEEPVSTGGRGRDELRYNLWIRTAGEIDIELSNTVTDTMGVIGGLFSDIEYTVFVTSETDITDFIPVKEVFILARGDTLVQSTGGIATELLVGVTVSVVAVVFTAIAVISVVSIACVCYKKRVKKIEIELQELQMVQVNTNLSYGQATQSNDCIVETVYSDGQYEIVNDFA
- the LOC135330910 gene encoding kelch-like protein 18, which translates into the protein MEKGSSYTHVKEDLRLTNCKEIEELWRQRALCDVNLMVLNSHDTPLLSIPAHRLVLAASIPYFKAMFTNCMQESVQSEVVLKDVDANSVKLLVSFVYTTKLEITEDNAQGLLSTASLFDLPEIVAVCARFISKHLSPANCLGILKYAQLFNLKDLVSASTKFQLQHFVQMSRKDEFLELSFEEVEELVRGDQITIESEEDVYYAVTRWIECDQDRERYIVPLYNHVRFPILQPNFLSTVVMLNSSLSQVYEVKVMIQEALDYHENPASVLLFSNPKKTQPRSSLMGVICLVGGSGDSGQSMMDVSFFNPHEKKWRMGPKMLQRRSRLALVLFKGELYAIGGTDITEPHKTVEKYSPLSNAWVKVAALNTARRSCSAVVTPQGILVLGGFSGSAYLHSLELYNPDIDEWSYQPAMLDARSDLCSVYFDQRIYAIGGVNSKEELRSVERFDLLNRKWERMSSMYAPRANAGAALLAKEIFVAGGQAGKEVINGAEVYNPELNQWKQIVSRMGSPRVGLAMVSIGNLIYVMGGSNGSEYLDSVECYDPSTLKWVPVAKLPTVRFGAAACALSKRDQIAAECISPS